Proteins encoded in a region of the Streptomyces sp. NBC_01471 genome:
- the nagB gene encoding glucosamine-6-phosphate deaminase produces MEVVIVPDAKAGGEVIAEAMAELLRRKPDALLGVATGSTPLPVYEALAAKVGARAVDAARARICQLDEYVGLPAGHPESYRSVVLREVVEPLGLTETSFMGPDGSAEDIPAACTAYDRALAEAGGVDLQLLGIGTDGHIGFNEPCSSLASRTRIKTLTEQTRVDNARFFDGDIDQVPHHVITQGIGTILEARHVVLLATGEGKAEAVAQTVEGPVAAVVPASALQLHPHATVVVDEAAASRLKLADYFRATFASKPEWQGL; encoded by the coding sequence GTGGAAGTTGTCATCGTCCCGGACGCCAAGGCAGGCGGCGAGGTCATCGCGGAGGCCATGGCCGAACTGCTGCGCCGCAAGCCCGACGCCCTGCTCGGTGTCGCCACCGGGTCGACCCCGCTGCCCGTCTACGAGGCGCTGGCCGCCAAGGTGGGCGCACGGGCCGTCGACGCCGCGCGGGCCCGGATCTGCCAGCTCGACGAGTACGTGGGGCTGCCGGCCGGGCATCCCGAGTCGTACCGCTCGGTGGTGCTGCGCGAGGTCGTGGAACCGCTCGGGCTGACCGAGACCTCCTTCATGGGACCCGACGGATCGGCCGAGGACATCCCGGCGGCCTGCACGGCGTACGACAGGGCGCTCGCCGAGGCCGGCGGGGTCGACCTCCAGCTCCTGGGCATCGGCACCGACGGGCACATAGGTTTCAACGAGCCCTGCTCCTCGCTCGCCTCCCGCACCCGGATCAAGACGCTCACCGAGCAGACCCGGGTCGACAACGCCCGGTTCTTCGACGGTGACATCGACCAGGTGCCGCACCACGTCATCACCCAGGGCATCGGGACGATCCTGGAGGCCCGCCATGTGGTGCTGCTGGCCACCGGGGAGGGCAAGGCCGAGGCCGTGGCGCAGACCGTGGAGGGTCCCGTGGCAGCCGTCGTGCCCGCCTCCGCGCTCCAGCTGCACCCGCACGCGACGGTCGTCGTGGACGAGGCGGCCGCGTCCAGGCTGAAGCTGGCCGACTACTTCCGCGCGACGTTCGCCTCGAAGCCGGAGTGGCAGGGCCTGTAG